One genomic region from Xyrauchen texanus isolate HMW12.3.18 chromosome 4, RBS_HiC_50CHRs, whole genome shotgun sequence encodes:
- the naa38 gene encoding N-alpha-acetyltransferase 38, NatC auxiliary subunit — protein sequence MATENEENGVEMQTELEESNYSLARLKLENLLNKSMRIRMTDGRTLVGLFLCTDRDCNVILGSAQEFLKSTDSFSQGEPRVLGLAMIPGHHVVSIEVESESLQTTTYGL from the exons ATGGCAACTGAAAACGAGGAGAACGGCGTGGAAATGCAAACGGAG CTGGAGGAGTCTAATTATTCGTTGGCTCGTTTGAAGTTGGAGAACCTCTTGAATAAGAGCATGAGGATTCGCATGACTGATGGACGCACACTGGTGGGGCTCTTTTTATGCACAGACCGAGACTGCAACGTCATCTTGGGCTCTGCACAAGAGTTCCTCAAATCCACAG ATTCTTTCTCACAAGGTGAACCCAGAGTTTTGGGACTGGCTATGATTCCTGGCCATCATGTGGTTTCAATAGAAGTGGAATCTGAAAGCCTTCAGACCACCACCTATGGACTCTGA